In one window of Episyrphus balteatus chromosome 3, idEpiBalt1.1, whole genome shotgun sequence DNA:
- the LOC129915838 gene encoding uncharacterized protein LOC129915838 yields the protein MDPCALGNLLLMENECELENEQTIHVEGSIILDASSLGMQNNASEQNELKELICEKFGFDEIVFKRVADNGFDLESLLVATESEINELFPAPLLGTRAKFKFHLNFWRKNPPKNISEACKNWIESNYLEPNSSSVHSNISSPSSSHRSFENDSIFFDNNTLKELLSQTERGQSILNFYDEEKHHSDIHLLKSTIIS from the exons ATGGATCCCTGTGCACTTGGCAATTTATTGCTTATGGAAAATGAATGCGAATTAGAAAATGAACAAACCATACATGTGGAGGGCAGCATTATTCTCGATGCATCATCTCTTGGAATGCAAAACAACGCAAGCGAGCAAAATGAACTTAAGGAATTAATTTGCGAAAAATTTGGATTCGACGAAATTGTGTTTAAGCGTGTGGCAG ACAATGGTTTCGACTTGGAGAGCCTTTTGGTTGCAACTGAATCGGAAATAAACGAGTTATTTCCAGCTCCTCTCTTAGGCACAAGggcaaaatttaagtttcatttgaaTTTCTGGAGAAAGAAT ccaCCGAAAAATATTTCTGAGGCATGCAAGAACTGGATTGAGTCAAATTACTTAGAACCGAATTCCAGTTCAGTACATAGTAATATAAGTTCACCCTCATCTTCACATCGATCTTTTGAAAATGATTCGATCTTTTTCGACAACAACACATTGAAAGAATTGTTAAGCCAGACAGAGAGGGGTCAAAGCATACTTAACTTTTATGATGAAGAAAAGCATCACTCGGACATACACTT GTTGAAATCGACTATAATATCCTGA
- the LOC129914964 gene encoding uncharacterized protein LOC129914964, with protein MASALKVKCGNAKGRLTRAAAFAEAIDESITIEMLEIRLNKLETTWSEYSSLHNEILEKAEDEEVSELESEFSEYELKYFVSNAELVKAIRDREKTSTKPVEVLDNSSAFNRLAEQQSAFLEKINSSSPSSNNSNTSKFPTIVVPPFSGCYKDWPSFRDIYLGSVDTKVNLSPTHKFHYLKSYLRDDAANLIKHLKINDANYSEAWDRLERRYDRSQLIVQSFIETFLSLPTANNSNVQTLRKISDGADEVVRGLSALDKTGRDPWLIYLLLNKLDSDTKQAWAENIGSREDVTIVELLDFLELRCNAFEACQSLSSRSGSSRTKQSNNIRAHLAGPSDSISKSKCPMCQDNHVLTQCTKFVALDIDSRRSFAKTNSLCFNCLKAGHSSQKCFSTFRCRVCRSRHHSLVHPDDAANTNQVSLTGSSNQTQSSSSTSAQSNTTESLVSNHSLDVSRPKKTLLPTILARIQDNQGNLIDCRVLLDSGSQSTFIVESFAQRLGYHRKHSRIPILGLSSTEVGYTKGLISLNLRSRVNSSHLFVDAFILDKLTSNLPTKLIDVSSWSHIQNLDLADPTFNVAAPIDVLLGGDKLWSILKDGQIRGPNGCPIAQRTSFGWVITGQFFEPEESNHFISFHSLLDLSNLMQRFWEVEEVFPANSSIVFDQAEEHFQLTFSGSPDRKYVVHLPFKTPNPSFKNTLSLAVSRLFAMERRFAQNSKLRDLYSDFMREYIGLGHMIRIPRDEIKCSNGRCFYLPHHAVLKPDSSSTKLRVVFDGSAKDSTGNSLNNALLIGPPIQRDLIGVCLRFRQHPFVFTADVVKMFRQIWVDDSDCDYQRIVWRDSPSKEIEHFRLRTVTYGTASAPFLSVRVLKQLAEDYKSEFPNAARVLLEDVYVDDVMTGAKSPKDLIELKSELVTLLSMANLELRKWSSNCWPLLASLPKEQCEYSFYDTERSNSYIKVLGMHWNPSNDEYSFRISKSLPTISLTRRSLLSEVSRIFDPLGLLAPSVVLFKMLFQELWSSKLKLGWDDPLPPELADRWDKYRKEIWFFEQVQIPRNLFTSSFDDIELHGFCDASTLAYGAVLYTRCKVAEGKYNITIVAAKTKVAPLKPVSIPRLELCGALLLTRLLSLVKSSFSYKFTNIVAWCDSEIVLHWLSSPPRRWVTFVANRTAAILEVTPRSCWRHISSESNPADCASRGVIPSNLPNHPLWWTGPSWLCLEENAWPEQKFVTLQQENNDILLEQRLSPLQVLQTSAENFDVIDHIISKTSSWFRMQRILAYVIRFIFNYLCEKSKPKRQRRTSYLTLKEIHVAKTTIIKSVQLTSFSEDIRTLTLKKELPLKSKLLKYSPFLDNKGLLRVGGRIKNANISFNIKHPYILPINDFSHLIIEDIHKKNLHPGVSATFAIVRQQYWILGSRNLTRKIVFKCTTCFKLRKTTSSQLMGDLPSQRVSQSRPFSHTGCDYAGPLCIKLSRGRNPKTSKAYICLFVCMATKAIHLELVSDLTSDAFLAAFRRFVSRRGLCSNVYSDNGTNFQGARRCLNEMHKLVISEAYNEAVATSLAKDNVTWNFIPPSSPHFGGLWEAGVKSVKCHLRRVIGASILTFEEMYTVLTQIEAILNSRPLCVISDNDLNPLTPAHFLIGEPFTAVPEPTTLSTPLNRLSHWNHLQNMVQGFWKRWHVEYITTLQERSKWKTATPNLKPGDLVIIKEPNLPPTKWLLGKIEAATQGTDGRVRVATVKTNSGTFVRPITKLALLPIS; from the coding sequence ATGGCAAGTGCATTAAAAGTTAAGTGCGGTAATGCAAAAGGGCGCTTAACTCGGGCGGCAGCATTTGCAGAAGCGATTGATGAATCTATAACAATCGAAATGCTTGAGATTCGGTTAAATAAACTCGAGACCACATGGTCTGAATATTCATCTCTTCATAACGAAATTCTTgaaaaagctgaagatgaagaAGTTAGTGAATTAGAATCTGAATTTTCGGAATacgaattaaaatattttgtttcaaatgccGAGCTCGTTAAAGCCATTCGCGATAGGGAAAAAACTTCCACCAAACCAGTGGAAGTTCTTGATAATTCTTCTGCGTTTAATCGCTTAGCTGAGCAACAATCAGCCTTTCtcgaaaaaattaattcgtcTTCGCCATCGTCAAATAATTCCAATACTTCTAAATTTCCGACAATCGTTGTGCCACCATTCAGTGGATGTTATAAAGATTGGCCTTCGTTCAGGGACATATATCTGGGTTCAGTCGACACTAAGGTGAATCTTAGTCCGACCCATAAATTTCATTACTTGAAATCCTATCTGCGTGATGACGCAGCCAATCTtataaaacatttgaaaataaatgacgCAAATTATTCGGAAGCTTGGGATCGCTTAGAAAGACGGTACGATCGAAGCCAATTGATAGTTCAATcttttattgaaacttttttgTCACTTCCTACTGCAAATAACTCTAATGttcaaactttaagaaaaatttctgACGGTGCCGATGAAGTTGTGCGTGGTCTTAGTGCGTTGGATAAGACAGGTCGTGACCCTTGGCtcatttatttattgttaaacAAACTTGATTCGGACACCAAGCAAGCTTGGGCAGAGAATATCGGTTCTCGGGAAGACGTTACTATAGTCGAATTACTAGACTTTTTAGAACTACGGTGCAATGCCTTTGAGGCTTGTCAATCACTTTCCAGTCGGTCGGGTTCATCGCGTACAAAGCAATCAAACAATATTCGAGCTCATCTTGCTGGGCCTTCAGACTCAATTTCGAAATCCAAATGCCCAATGTGTCAAGACAATCATGTCCTTACTCAGTGTACAAAATTCGTCGCGTTAGACATTGACTCTCGTCGAAGTTTTGCGAAGACAAACTCGCTTTGTTTTAATTGTCTTAAAGCTGGACATTCATcgcaaaaatgtttttctactTTTCGCTGTCGGGTGTGTAGATCACGCCACCATTCGTTGGTGCATCCTGATGATGCAGCAAATACAAATCAAGTTTCGTTAACGGGTTCTTCTAACCAAACTCAATCTTCGTCATCAACCTCCGCTCAATCCAACACCACCGAATCGCTCGTTAGTAATCATTCGCTTGATGTTAGTCGTCCTAAGAAAACTCTTTTACCAACTATCTTGGCTAGAATTCAAGACAATCAAGGAAATCTGATAGACTGTCGTGTTCTTTTAGATTCCGGGTCACAGTCTACATTCATTGTTGAATCTTTCGCTCAAAGACTCGGTTATCATCGTAAGCATTCAAGAATTCCTATCCTCGGTCTATCGTCGACTGAAGTTGGATATACAAAGGGCCTCATCTCACTAAATCTTCGTTCTCGTGTCAATTCTTCTCACTTATTCGTTGATGCCTTTATACTCGATAAATTAACTTCAAACTTACCAACCAAATTGATAGATGTTTCCTCCTGGTCTCATATTCAAAACCTCGACCTTGCTGATCCTACTTTCAATGTCGCCGCCCCAATCGATGTTCTTCTCGGTGGTGACAAACTTTGGAGCATTCTCAAAGATGGACAAATTCGAGGTCCCAATGGATGCCCAATCGCACAACGCACTTCGTTTGGATGGGTCATAACCGGACAATTTTTTGAACCAGAGGAATCGAACCATTTTATCTCATTTCACTCTTTACTCGATTTAAGTAATTTGATGCAACGTTTCTGGGAAGTTGAGGAGGTTTTCCCAGCAAACAGTTCTATCGTTTTCGACCAGGCCGAAGAACATTTTCAACTGACTTTCTCTGGATCTCCTGACAGGAAGTATGTTGTTCACCTTCCTTTTAAAACTCCAAATCCATCTTTCAAAAATACTCTTTCGCTCGCTGTTTCTCGCCTATTCGCAATGGAACGTCGGTTCGCTCAAAATTCGAAACTGAGAGACTTGTATTCTGATTTCATGCGGGAATATATCGGCTTAGGCCACATGATTCGAATTCCTCGTGACGAAATTAAGTGTTCTAACGGTAGATGTTTTTATCTACCACACCACGCGGTGCTAAAACCAGACAGTTCGTCTACTAAATTGCGTGTCGTTTTTGATGGCTCTGCCAAAGACTCCACTGGTAACTCGTTGAACAATGCATTGTTGATAGGCCCTCCTATTCAACGGGACTTAATAGGTGTTTGCTTGCGGTTTCGACAACATCCCTTCGTTTTTACTGCCGACGTCGTAAAAATGTTCCGTCAAATCTGGGTAGATGACTCCGATTGCGATTACCAACGCATTGTTTGGCGCGACTCTCCCTCAAAGGAAATCGAACATTTTCGGTTACGCACTGTAACATATGGTACAGCTTCCGCTCCGTTTTTGTCAGTTCGGGTTCTGAAGCAGCTTGCTGAGGACTATAAATCAGAATTCCCGAATGCAGCGCGTGTTCTACTGGAAGACGTATACGTGGATGACGTTATGACGGGAGCAAAGTCACCCAAAGACCTTATCGAATTGAAATCCGAATTAGTCACTCTTCTTTCCATGGCCAACCTTGAGCTGCGGAAATGGAGCTCCAATTGTTGGCCACTCCTAGCTTCTCTTCCTAAAGAGCAATGTGAATACTCTTTTTACGACACTGAACGTTCAAATTCGTATATTAAGGTGCTTGGAATGCATTGGAATCCATCAAACGATGAATATTCCTTTCGCATCTCGAAGTCTCTTCCAACCATTTCATTGACAAGGCGTTCGCTGTTGTCTGAAGTATCACGAATATTCGATCCGTTAGGACTGTTGGCACCCTCAGTTGTACTTTTCAAAATGCTCTTTCAGGAACTCTGGTCCTCGAAGTTAAAGTTGGGATGGGACGACCCGTTGCCTCCAGAGTTAGCTGATCGTTGGGATAAATATCGGAAGGAAATCTGGTTTTTTGAGCAAGTCCAAATACCTAGAAACTTGTTTACCTCTTCCTTCGATGACATTGAACTGCATGGCTTCTGCGATGCATCCACGCTCGCTTATGGTGCCGTCCTGTACACTCGCTGTAAAGTTGCTGAAGGAAAGTACAACATAACAATTGTCGCTGCCAAGACCAAAGTTGCTCCGTTAAAACCGGTGTCCATTCCACGTCTAGAGCTGTGTGGGGCCTTGCTGCTGACTCGCTTGTTAAGTCTTGTTAAATCGTCGTTTTCGTACAAATTCACAAACATAGTGGCTTGGTGCGATTCCGAGATCGTTTTACACTGGCTATCATCTCCTCCTCGTCGCTGGGTTACTTTCGTTGCCAACAGAACCGCTGCTATACTGGAAGTTACACCAAGAAGTTGCTGGCGCCATATTTCATCAGAGTCAAATCCAGCAGATTGTGCGTCGCGCGGTGTTATTCCGTCTAATCTCCCGAACCATCCCCTTTGGTGGACTGGCCCATCATGGTTGTGTCTGGAGGAAAATGCATGGCCTGAACAAAAATTCGTGACCTTACAACAAGAAAACAACGATATATTACTCGAGCAAAGACTATCTCCGCTCCAAGTGCTTCAAACCTCAGCGGAAAATTTTGATGTCATCGATCACATAATCAGCAAGACCTCGTCGTGGTTTCGAATGCAAAGAATACTCGCGTACGTCATTCGCTTTATATTCAATTATCTGTGTGAAAAATCTAAACCTAAACGTCAGCGTCGTACCTCGTATCTAACTCTTAAAGAAATTCATGTCGCCAAAACAACCATAATTAAATCGGTCCAACTAACATCATTCAGTGAAGATATTCGTACCCTAACACTCAAAAAAGAATTGCCCCTGAAATCCAAACTGCTCAAATATTCCCCATTTCTCGATAATAAAGGTCTGCTTAGAGTAGGAGGAAGAATTAAAAATGCCAATATATCTTTTAACATTAAACATCCTTATATTCTTCCAATTAATGACTTTTCTCATCTTATTATAGAAGATATTcataagaaaaacttacatcCTGGAGTCTCCGCAACGTTCGCAATCGTTAGACAGCAGTACTGGATCCTGGGTTCTCGAAATCTCACCAGAAAGATTGTTTTCAAGTGCACTACATGCTTTAAATTGCGAAAAACAACTTCTTCGCAGCTAATGGGTGACTTACCATCGCAACGCGTATCACAAAGCCGTCCTTTTTCACACACTGGGTGTGACTATGCTGGGCCGCTTTGCATAAAGCTGTCCAGAGGTCGAAATCCAAAAACTTCAAAGGCATATATCTGTCTATTTGTGTGTATGGCTACGAAGGCTATACATTTGGAGCTAGTGAGTGATTTGACCTCTGACGCATTTCTCGCAGCTTTTCGTCGATTCGTTTCCCGGCGTGGACTTTGTTCGAATGTGTATTCGGATAATGGAACCAACTTCCAAGGTGCACGTCGGTGCTTGAACGAGATGCACAAGTTAGTCATATCAGAAGCATACAACGAGGCTGTTGCAACATCACTTGCGAAGGACAATGTAACCTGGAACTTTATCCCTCCATCGTCCCCTCACTTTGGTGGATTGTGGGAGGCTGGAGTAAAGTCGGTAAAGTGTCATTTGCGACGAGTAATTGGAGCATCCATCCTTACATTTGAAGAAATGTATACGGTGCTCACTCAAATTGAAGCTATCTTAAATTCTCGTCCTCTTTGTGTGATTTCAGATAATGACTTAAATCCATTAACACCCGCTCACTTTCTTATAGGTGAACCATTTACTGCTGTTCCAGAGCCAACAACGCTGTCCACGCCTTTGAATCGCTTGTCGCACTGGAACCATCTACAAAATATGGTACAAGGCTTCTGGAAACGGTGGCATGTGGAATATATCACCACCCTACAAGAACGATCGAAATGGAAGACGGCAACTCCGAATCTCAAACCAGGGGACCTGGTAATAATTAAAGAACCAAACCTTCCGCCAACTAAGTGGCTTCTTGGCAAAATCGAAGCAGCAACCCAAGGGACTGATGGCCGAGTACGAGTTGCTACTGTAAAGACGAACAGTGGAACATTTGTTCGTCCAATTACCAAACTTGCCCTACTACCCATATCCTGA